A stretch of the Notamacropus eugenii isolate mMacEug1 chromosome 2, mMacEug1.pri_v2, whole genome shotgun sequence genome encodes the following:
- the RHOU gene encoding rho-related GTP-binding protein RhoU: MPPQQGEAEYISKPVPGCCSCEVPPVPPRRVRSRGAAAAALGAALGSRCRAGGAERRSIKCVLVGDGAVGKTSLVVSYTTNGYPTEYIPTAFDNFSAVVSVDGRPVRLQLCDTAGQDEFDKLRPLCYTNTDIFLLCFSVVSPSSFQNVSEKWVPEIRCHCPKAPIILVGTQSDLREDVKVLIELDKCKEKPVAEEAAKLCAEEIKATSYIECSALTQKNLKEVFDAAIVAGIQHSDTQQQPKKSKNRTPDKMKNISKSWWKKYCCLV, from the exons ATGCCGCCGCAGCAGGGAGAAGCGGAGTACATCAGCAAGCCAGTGCCGGGCTGCTGCAGCTGCGAGGTGCCGCCGGTGCCCCCGCGCAGGGTGCGCAGCCGGGGAGCGGCGGCCGCTGCCCTCGGAGCAGCCCTGGGGAGCCGCTGCAGGGCTGGGGGCGCGGAGCGGCGGAGCATCAAGTGCGTGCTGGTCGGGGACGGCGCGGTGGGGAAGACGAGTTTGGTGGTGAGCTACACCACGAATGGGTACCCCACGGAGTACATCCCTACCGCCTTCGACAACTTCTCGG CTGTTGTATCTGTGGATGGCAGGCCAGTGAGACTGCAGCTCTGTGACACAGCCGGCCAG GATGAGTTCGACAAACTCAGGCCTCTGTGCTACACCAACACGGACATCTTTTTGCTTTGCTTTAGCGTCGTAAGCCCTTCCTCCTTTCAGAATGTGAGTGAGAAATGGGTCCCAGAGATTCGCTGTCACTGCCCCAAAGCCCCCATCATACTGGTTGGCACACAGTCAGACCTTCGAGAAGATGTCAAAGTCCTCATTGAACTGGACAAATGCAAGGAGAAGCCAGTGGCTGAGGAGGCTGCTAAGCTGTGTGCAGAGGAGATCAAAGCTACCTCTTACATTGAGTGCTCTGCCTTGACTCAGAAAAACCTTAAAGAGGTCTTTGATGCAGCCATTGTGGCTGGCATTCAGCACTCGGACACTCAACAGCAACCAAAGAAATCCAAGAATAGGACtccagacaaaatgaaaaatatttccaaatcttGGTGGAAGAAATATTGCTGTTTGGTATAA